One genomic region from Leptolyngbyaceae cyanobacterium JSC-12 encodes:
- a CDS encoding hypothetical protein (IMG reference gene:2510095953) has protein sequence MFSLRLRQAFVPVVVSFALVTVACAPEPPSRYDQVQKETSQRGSSAVSKQAVNGSQFNRYFPKSGGGFSVVPSQEKKGFAEHKVNKGGKNVAVLSINDTISNPSAAEKYQQSSVKIGGFPAVEQGQNGTGVLVGDRFQVKAQSRDPSFTKQDRAAWIQKFDLNGLSTLR, from the coding sequence ATGTTTTCACTTCGTTTGCGTCAAGCGTTTGTCCCCGTAGTTGTCAGTTTTGCGCTGGTGACGGTTGCCTGTGCTCCAGAGCCGCCTTCCCGTTATGACCAGGTGCAAAAAGAAACATCGCAAAGAGGCAGTTCGGCAGTTTCGAAACAGGCAGTGAATGGCAGTCAATTTAACCGCTACTTTCCTAAATCGGGTGGTGGTTTTTCAGTTGTGCCATCTCAGGAAAAGAAGGGCTTTGCTGAACACAAAGTCAATAAGGGCGGCAAGAATGTGGCAGTGCTATCGATTAATGACACGATTAGCAATCCCTCTGCCGCTGAAAAATATCAACAAAGTTCGGTCAAGATTGGTGGCTTTCCAGCGGTTGAACAGGGGCAAAATGGCACAGGCGTTTTGGTGGGCGATCGCTTTCAGGTAAAGGCTCAGTCACGAGATCCCTCTTTCACCAAACAAGACCGAGCAGCCTGGATTCAAAAATTTGACCTGAATGGTCTTTCAACCTTGAGATAA
- a CDS encoding hypothetical protein (IMG reference gene:2510095952), which yields MSKPIFKEVDDLPTGGLTVMALKSLDFLIPGQWQNLTGFDNTIRAVTGETDEALIQQIGERAVALYNDKSQGYQRALWLYETVESGSGLLGAAALANRIGQDSFLGFLKNITPKPEKAQSIDLCIKLVTELVAFCQINGIPGDSIGDFLAALGDYSGESLMRMAALVCFDGVIPLGPEFADKALSIFDGTSPQELEGNQTYKSVQELIPGGGASEKKGFIAQSFDSTKGWMQSFVSSKDVTREGLLSRLKGFIEFTDDKADYVGALLDMNVKYYRHTGLQTLARRLIERAVAEI from the coding sequence GTGAGTAAACCCATTTTCAAAGAAGTGGATGACCTCCCCACTGGAGGATTAACTGTCATGGCACTGAAGTCTCTCGACTTTCTTATTCCTGGACAGTGGCAGAATTTAACAGGCTTTGACAATACAATTCGTGCCGTCACGGGCGAAACCGATGAAGCTCTGATTCAGCAAATTGGGGAACGCGCTGTTGCACTCTACAACGATAAATCTCAAGGTTATCAACGAGCATTGTGGCTCTATGAAACCGTAGAAAGTGGCTCGGGTTTGCTGGGTGCAGCCGCTCTGGCAAACCGGATTGGACAAGATAGCTTCTTAGGCTTTCTGAAAAATATTACTCCCAAGCCCGAAAAAGCTCAAAGCATTGACCTTTGTATCAAACTAGTGACTGAATTGGTTGCCTTCTGCCAGATTAACGGGATTCCAGGAGATAGCATTGGCGATTTTCTAGCCGCGTTGGGAGATTATAGTGGCGAGTCGTTGATGCGAATGGCAGCCCTTGTTTGTTTTGATGGGGTAATTCCGTTAGGACCAGAATTCGCTGACAAAGCTTTGTCGATTTTCGATGGCACAAGCCCTCAAGAATTGGAAGGAAACCAAACCTATAAGAGTGTCCAAGAACTTATTCCTGGCGGTGGCGCTTCAGAAAAGAAGGGCTTTATTGCCCAAAGTTTTGATTCTACCAAGGGCTGGATGCAGAGTTTTGTGTCATCCAAAGATGTGACGCGGGAAGGGCTACTGAGCCGCTTGAAGGGCTTCATCGAGTTTACCGATGACAAAGCTGATTACGTAGGGGCGCTGCTGGATATGAACGTGAAATACTACCGTCATACCGGATTGCAGACCTTAGCTCGTCGCTTGATTGAACGCGCTGTTGCCGAAATCTAG
- a CDS encoding adenosyl cobinamide kinase/adenosyl cobinamide phosphate guanylyltransferase (IMG reference gene:2510095956~PFAM: Cobinamide kinase / cobinamide phosphate guanyltransferase), giving the protein MGSLILVTGPARSGKSEWAEQLATQTGKSVIYIATAQIDPNDAEWQARIQLHQQRRSPTWQTQHVPIDLASAVQQAPQASCVLIDSLGSWLANCLEQEEEQWQETAHHLLQALTQSANSLIVVAEETGWGVVPAYPIGRTFRDRLGAITRDIGAISHTVYLVTAGYALNLTQLGTPLPPRT; this is encoded by the coding sequence ATGGGGAGTTTAATTCTGGTCACTGGTCCAGCCCGATCAGGCAAAAGTGAGTGGGCAGAACAGTTAGCTACTCAAACGGGCAAATCAGTTATCTATATCGCAACAGCACAAATAGATCCAAACGATGCAGAATGGCAGGCTCGGATTCAACTCCATCAGCAGCGGCGATCACCCACTTGGCAGACACAGCATGTCCCAATTGACCTGGCATCTGCCGTGCAACAAGCCCCCCAAGCAAGCTGCGTGTTGATCGATTCATTGGGTAGCTGGTTAGCAAATTGTTTGGAGCAAGAGGAGGAACAATGGCAAGAGACCGCGCACCATCTGTTACAAGCGTTAACTCAGTCAGCGAATTCCTTAATTGTGGTTGCAGAAGAAACTGGCTGGGGAGTAGTGCCTGCTTACCCAATCGGTCGCACTTTTCGCGATCGCCTCGGTGCTATCACCCGCGACATTGGCGCAATCTCTCACACCGTCTACCTCGTCACGGCTGGCTATGCCCTTAACCTTACCCAACTTGGCACCCCACTACCACCCAGAACTTAA
- a CDS encoding hypothetical protein (IMG reference gene:2510095954), translating to MTIRWRQILASLCLSLLLFVTACAPQTSRYDQVQKETTQRGATPAVAKQAEQGATFNKIFPKSVKGYKGYEVVPTQEKKGFAEYKVKDKDGKTVAMLSISDTTSLPAAAAKYQAATETIAGYPTIEQGTTTTGILVNGYQVKVLSRDASFTRADRVAWLQKFDLKELAQLKPALAPTATAKPSIPSYYNTKTPTQPPQRTPTLTPQPAG from the coding sequence ATGACTATCCGTTGGCGACAGATATTAGCCTCTCTTTGCCTTAGTTTGCTGCTATTTGTCACTGCTTGCGCCCCTCAAACCTCCCGTTATGACCAGGTGCAGAAGGAAACCACCCAACGGGGGGCTACTCCCGCTGTGGCAAAGCAGGCAGAGCAAGGAGCAACCTTCAACAAAATCTTTCCGAAATCAGTAAAAGGCTATAAAGGGTATGAAGTCGTTCCTACTCAGGAAAAGAAAGGGTTTGCTGAATATAAGGTCAAAGATAAGGATGGCAAGACCGTTGCAATGCTATCCATCAGCGATACAACCAGTCTCCCAGCAGCAGCGGCAAAATACCAGGCTGCAACGGAAACTATTGCTGGCTATCCAACAATCGAGCAAGGCACAACCACAACTGGCATTTTGGTAAATGGTTACCAGGTGAAAGTGTTATCTCGTGATGCGTCATTTACACGAGCCGATCGCGTTGCCTGGTTGCAAAAATTTGACCTGAAGGAACTGGCACAACTGAAGCCTGCGCTTGCACCCACTGCTACTGCCAAGCCCTCAATTCCTAGCTATTACAACACAAAAACTCCAACCCAGCCGCCGCAAAGAACTCCAACGCTCACTCCCCAACCCGCTGGTTAA
- a CDS encoding hypothetical protein (IMG reference gene:2510095957), whose amino-acid sequence MKPELKRIEAALQQVASHYLADSASLPEEMVSYPLSSSTVSPRQPESDLPSDKFERLTIDAITTSLESLLASELGTPSVEPGPALPEFTASQENQQAFIAFTNSALATSLLKDLQTKVGEWMAALEAVIQQIQALYEEGPIVDGWLESFNADGSFDADARRIAIAKALQIPYTAFPQDAVAQVEATTSAIPSSTAAGGKTAYRLCGLREDGQVWCRYCPHEQIPDVSLAIVRYQRLQTLLLRKQSLEQQLGALTEALIDVHSRIIELTE is encoded by the coding sequence ATGAAACCGGAGCTAAAACGCATCGAAGCTGCCTTGCAGCAAGTTGCCAGTCACTACCTTGCGGACTCTGCTTCTCTACCAGAGGAAATGGTTTCTTATCCATTGTCCTCCTCTACTGTTTCACCGAGACAGCCTGAGTCTGATCTACCATCTGATAAGTTTGAGCGTTTAACTATAGATGCAATCACAACCTCTCTGGAATCTCTATTAGCGTCTGAACTGGGTACCCCTTCAGTGGAACCAGGTCCAGCCTTACCAGAATTTACCGCTTCTCAAGAGAATCAGCAGGCGTTTATTGCATTCACAAATTCGGCACTGGCAACCAGCTTGCTAAAAGATCTGCAAACTAAAGTTGGCGAGTGGATGGCAGCCCTAGAAGCGGTGATTCAACAAATTCAAGCCTTGTACGAAGAAGGTCCAATTGTTGATGGATGGTTAGAGTCGTTTAATGCGGACGGGTCATTTGATGCAGATGCTCGTCGAATTGCGATCGCCAAAGCGCTGCAAATACCCTATACCGCTTTTCCTCAAGACGCGGTAGCACAGGTTGAGGCAACAACCTCAGCCATCCCTAGTAGCACAGCAGCTGGTGGAAAAACGGCCTATCGCCTGTGTGGATTACGTGAGGATGGGCAAGTTTGGTGTCGATATTGCCCGCATGAACAAATTCCCGATGTTAGCCTGGCGATCGTCCGCTATCAACGATTACAAACATTGCTGCTTCGCAAACAATCGCTAGAACAACAGCTTGGCGCATTGACCGAAGCTTTGATCGATGTCCACAGCCGTATTATTGAGTTGACTGAATAA
- a CDS encoding DNA ligase, NAD-dependent (IMG reference gene:2510095949~PFAM: NAD-dependent DNA ligase OB-fold domain; NAD-dependent DNA ligase adenylation domain; NAD-dependent DNA ligase C4 zinc finger domain; BRCA1 C Terminus (BRCT) domain~TIGRFAM: DNA ligase, NAD-dependent), which yields MDSAEQLPLSKQEQIPVDITRRAKELQRLLQRASYEYYVLDAPTMEDAVYDKLYHELLDLETRYPELITPDSPTQRVGERPASQFHSVRHNIPLYSLENAFGNEDLAKWEERWRRNAPNAQEVEYVCELKIDGNSLALTYENGVLVRGATRGDGIEGEDITQNVKTIRSIPLRLHLDNPPPIVEVRGEAFLPLESFNQINQEREQAGETLFANPRNAAAGTLRQLDPRVVAKRKLDFFAYTLYLGGKESAVSRQPPAGEAILAPTTQWDVLQILKQLGFRVNPEGACCRDLQAVMAYCDRWSTERTRLPYMTDGVVVKLNSLALQERLGFTQKFPRWAIALKYPAEEAPTVVKRISVNVGRTGAVTPLAEMKPVQLAGTTVSRATLHNRDRIAELDIREGDTVIVRKAGEIIPEVVRVLYELRPEGTRPFEMPTYCPECGQLLEKPEDEAVTRCINSSCPAILRKSLEHWASRDAMDIAGLGEKWVGQLVDNGLVKSVADLYDLTAEQLLTLERMGKKSAEKLIKAIANSKQKPWSRVLYGLGIRHVGSINAQVLTTAFPTVEALSQAAIADIAAVHGIGTVIAQSIYDWFQIPTNQELISRLQTAQLQLQSKLDPHPSNLPTPLSGKTFVITGTLPTLKRDEAKAMIQQAGGKVTDSVSKKTDYVVVGEDAGSKLTKAQDLGIALLSEEMLLQLLNSLEGE from the coding sequence ATGGATTCAGCAGAACAACTTCCTTTATCAAAGCAGGAACAAATCCCAGTAGACATTACTCGGCGGGCAAAAGAACTTCAGCGGTTGCTGCAACGAGCCAGCTATGAATACTATGTGCTCGATGCGCCCACGATGGAGGATGCAGTTTACGACAAGCTGTATCATGAACTGCTTGATCTGGAAACTCGATACCCTGAACTGATCACCCCAGACAGCCCCACCCAACGAGTAGGAGAACGCCCTGCCAGTCAATTTCACTCAGTACGCCACAATATTCCGCTTTACAGCCTGGAAAACGCCTTTGGTAATGAGGATCTGGCCAAGTGGGAGGAACGCTGGCGACGAAATGCTCCCAATGCCCAGGAGGTGGAATACGTTTGTGAATTGAAGATCGATGGCAACTCCTTGGCATTAACTTATGAGAATGGGGTGCTAGTGCGGGGTGCGACTCGTGGGGATGGAATTGAAGGCGAAGACATTACGCAAAACGTTAAAACTATTCGCTCCATTCCATTGCGGTTGCATCTCGACAATCCACCACCCATTGTGGAAGTGCGTGGGGAAGCCTTTTTGCCCCTGGAATCGTTTAACCAAATTAACCAGGAACGTGAACAGGCAGGAGAAACCCTGTTTGCCAATCCCCGCAATGCAGCGGCAGGCACTTTACGACAACTTGATCCGCGAGTAGTGGCAAAACGCAAGTTGGATTTTTTTGCGTACACGTTGTATTTGGGTGGCAAAGAGTCAGCCGTCAGCCGTCAGCCGCCAGCAGGTGAGGCAATCCTTGCTCCAACCACGCAATGGGATGTGTTGCAGATATTGAAGCAGTTGGGGTTTCGGGTGAATCCGGAGGGGGCGTGCTGCCGAGATTTACAAGCAGTGATGGCATACTGCGATCGCTGGTCTACAGAACGGACCCGGTTGCCATACATGACGGATGGAGTGGTGGTAAAGCTGAACTCGCTGGCATTGCAGGAGCGCCTGGGATTTACTCAGAAATTTCCGCGCTGGGCGATCGCGCTTAAATACCCCGCCGAAGAAGCCCCAACGGTGGTAAAACGGATTAGCGTGAATGTGGGGCGCACGGGTGCGGTAACTCCATTGGCAGAAATGAAACCCGTACAGTTAGCAGGAACGACGGTATCTCGTGCCACATTGCATAACCGCGATCGCATTGCTGAGTTGGATATCCGCGAAGGCGACACAGTGATTGTTCGCAAAGCAGGTGAAATCATCCCAGAAGTGGTGCGGGTGTTGTATGAACTGCGCCCAGAGGGCACTCGTCCGTTTGAGATGCCGACCTACTGCCCAGAATGTGGTCAACTCCTGGAAAAGCCTGAAGATGAAGCTGTAACTCGCTGCATTAATAGCTCTTGTCCAGCGATTTTGCGGAAGTCGCTAGAACACTGGGCATCCCGTGATGCGATGGATATTGCCGGATTGGGTGAAAAATGGGTAGGGCAACTGGTTGATAACGGTTTGGTAAAATCTGTTGCTGACTTGTATGACCTGACGGCAGAGCAGTTGCTGACTCTAGAGCGTATGGGCAAGAAATCGGCGGAGAAACTGATAAAGGCGATCGCAAACTCCAAACAAAAGCCTTGGTCACGGGTGCTCTACGGCTTAGGCATCCGGCATGTGGGCAGCATTAATGCTCAAGTCCTCACCACTGCCTTCCCCACCGTCGAAGCCCTCTCCCAGGCTGCCATTGCCGACATCGCAGCGGTTCATGGGATTGGCACCGTCATCGCTCAGTCCATTTACGACTGGTTCCAAATTCCCACCAACCAGGAACTCATCTCCCGTCTCCAAACCGCTCAACTCCAACTTCAGTCTAAACTCGACCCTCACCCTTCAAATCTTCCTACTCCCCTCTCCGGCAAAACCTTTGTGATCACAGGCACCCTCCCCACTCTCAAACGCGACGAAGCTAAAGCCATGATCCAGCAAGCAGGTGGCAAAGTCACCGATTCTGTAAGCAAGAAAACCGATTATGTGGTGGTAGGGGAAGACGCAGGCTCGAAACTGACCAAAGCGCAAGACTTAGGTATTGCCTTGCTGTCAGAAGAAATGCTTTTACAACTCCTCAATTCCTTAGAGGGTGAATAG
- a CDS encoding pilus retraction protein PilT (IMG reference gene:2510095958~PFAM: Type II/IV secretion system protein~TIGRFAM: pilus retraction protein PilT) has protein sequence MTAIQAPAETQLNPPITIRTIIQDACDRHATAVYLQAGRPPFYRISGKLLPQEHLPIISPEAFRHYLQEVLSPQQLQQYLTNRKLDTDVRIHGFMKGRVNCGPTAQGTEAMSLNGIVLDGPSEEMQKRGTVYGMVEDAFKQGASDIHLQVGEPPRFRIQGKIVAQESYGKVTALQFNEFLEEILTPKQLEHFQEHQELDTAVLYEGLVRCRVNCAQSIMGGAMVLRLISLEVPTLEKLGLPPILGYLAEERQGLVIITGSVNSGKSTSLAAMLRHVNDSYARKIVTIEDPIEYVHTSNQSLFTQREVGMHTQEFKDALRAALRQDPDVILIGEMRDRETVDTAIRASLTGHLVLGTLHTKGAVNAFKRLLNFYTPEEQETVRFQIVEALRAVIAQALVPTIRGGRTAALELMINTDTIRDYLLKGCYDEIYQLMEEGVDNSQTLNQSLFDLHENGIINTADALAASLAPEDLGYMLKNYTRRSSRSGLMTSDYVNRPPS, from the coding sequence ATGACTGCAATTCAAGCTCCTGCTGAAACACAACTTAATCCTCCAATCACGATTCGGACGATCATTCAGGATGCCTGCGATCGCCACGCCACAGCCGTTTATCTGCAAGCAGGGCGACCACCGTTCTACCGCATCAGTGGAAAATTGCTGCCGCAAGAACATTTGCCGATCATTTCCCCTGAAGCATTTCGTCACTATCTCCAGGAAGTTTTGTCGCCCCAGCAATTGCAACAGTACCTCACCAACCGAAAGTTAGACACGGATGTCCGAATTCACGGATTTATGAAAGGGCGAGTCAACTGCGGTCCTACTGCTCAAGGCACAGAGGCCATGAGCCTGAACGGGATTGTATTGGATGGTCCCAGCGAAGAAATGCAGAAGCGCGGCACGGTTTATGGCATGGTAGAGGACGCCTTTAAGCAAGGTGCTTCCGATATTCATCTGCAAGTTGGTGAACCGCCGCGTTTCCGAATTCAAGGTAAGATTGTGGCGCAAGAATCTTACGGCAAAGTCACAGCGCTGCAATTTAATGAGTTTTTGGAAGAAATTTTAACACCTAAACAGCTAGAACATTTTCAGGAACATCAGGAACTAGATACAGCAGTCTTATATGAAGGATTAGTGCGCTGCCGGGTGAATTGTGCCCAGTCGATCATGGGCGGAGCAATGGTTCTGCGCTTGATTTCATTAGAAGTGCCAACGCTGGAAAAATTAGGGTTACCGCCAATTTTGGGCTATCTAGCAGAAGAGCGCCAGGGGTTAGTGATTATCACGGGTTCCGTGAACTCTGGTAAATCAACCTCCTTGGCAGCAATGTTACGGCATGTAAATGATTCTTATGCACGTAAGATTGTCACCATTGAAGATCCGATTGAGTATGTGCATACCTCTAACCAATCGCTCTTTACCCAGCGAGAAGTGGGGATGCATACGCAAGAATTCAAAGATGCATTGCGGGCGGCACTGCGGCAAGACCCGGATGTCATCTTGATTGGGGAAATGCGCGATCGCGAAACGGTAGATACAGCAATTCGTGCCTCTCTGACAGGGCACTTAGTTTTGGGAACACTCCACACTAAAGGGGCAGTAAATGCGTTTAAGCGACTGCTCAATTTCTATACGCCAGAGGAACAGGAAACAGTACGGTTTCAGATTGTGGAAGCATTACGGGCAGTCATTGCACAAGCTCTGGTACCCACAATTCGAGGGGGACGAACGGCTGCCCTGGAGTTAATGATTAACACAGACACGATTCGAGATTATCTTCTGAAAGGCTGCTACGACGAGATTTATCAATTAATGGAAGAGGGGGTAGATAACAGCCAAACCCTGAACCAATCACTTTTTGACTTACACGAAAACGGCATCATCAACACAGCAGATGCGCTGGCGGCCTCCCTTGCTCCTGAAGA
- a CDS encoding hypothetical protein (IMG reference gene:2510095955) encodes MASEQQVRQYLAYWFQLGKGVVIPGDRQVLLPRPVIQGSRYSPEFELCWQRITAEGVSDCYLDGTQHTIAELLTPFWEINPCARCSMPVPFRSPGLPSEPECPCADIPDWPNNEMPQPRSPVDTQNQLLQIRDRLRKSSVEQ; translated from the coding sequence ATGGCGTCCGAACAACAAGTTAGACAATATCTCGCTTACTGGTTTCAACTCGGTAAAGGGGTTGTAATACCTGGCGATCGCCAGGTGCTTTTGCCCCGTCCAGTAATTCAGGGAAGTCGCTACAGTCCTGAATTTGAACTATGTTGGCAACGCATCACAGCAGAAGGGGTAAGCGATTGCTACCTCGACGGCACCCAACACACTATCGCAGAATTATTAACTCCATTCTGGGAAATTAACCCCTGCGCCCGCTGTTCCATGCCTGTCCCGTTTAGAAGTCCGGGATTGCCTTCTGAGCCAGAATGCCCCTGTGCTGACATCCCTGACTGGCCCAACAATGAAATGCCACAGCCGCGATCGCCAGTTGATACCCAAAATCAGTTGTTACAAATTCGCGATCGGTTACGGAAATCCTCAGTCGAGCAATAA
- a CDS encoding hypothetical protein (IMG reference gene:2510095951), producing MSSEQRSLFSAAELQSARYGQSVEPLAIGQSALRSWKRRVLQFQQQVTLSSVGEQGSLFGCDLSARAIAEEVNPLSLPRQNTEFWRWRAEDAGVAALYFVIDYAMPILLYVGETVKSNQRWKGEHDCKRYIENYISAHRQCGEESMVGIAFLHAAPTATRPRQQLESALIYKWRSPFNKQNWTFWGTPFVGGK from the coding sequence GTGAGCAGTGAACAGCGATCGCTGTTTTCAGCAGCAGAATTGCAAAGTGCCCGCTATGGGCAGTCTGTAGAACCCCTTGCTATCGGACAGAGTGCCTTGCGAAGCTGGAAGCGGCGGGTCTTGCAGTTTCAGCAACAGGTTACCCTGAGTTCTGTTGGGGAACAAGGCAGTTTGTTTGGTTGTGATCTTTCGGCACGGGCGATCGCAGAAGAAGTCAATCCACTCAGCCTGCCTCGACAAAATACCGAGTTCTGGCGTTGGCGAGCGGAAGATGCTGGAGTTGCTGCTCTTTATTTTGTGATTGATTATGCAATGCCGATTTTGCTCTATGTGGGGGAAACGGTGAAATCGAATCAGCGGTGGAAAGGGGAACATGACTGCAAGCGCTACATTGAAAACTACATTTCAGCCCATCGGCAATGTGGTGAGGAAAGCATGGTTGGGATTGCATTTTTGCATGCGGCACCAACAGCAACTCGCCCTCGACAACAACTCGAATCTGCTTTGATTTACAAGTGGCGATCGCCGTTTAATAAACAAAATTGGACTTTTTGGGGAACACCGTTTGTGGGTGGAAAATAA